One Xyrauchen texanus isolate HMW12.3.18 chromosome 44, RBS_HiC_50CHRs, whole genome shotgun sequence DNA segment encodes these proteins:
- the LOC127636918 gene encoding GTP:AMP phosphotransferase AK3, mitochondrial-like codes for MRLQSVFRAVIMGPPGSGKGTVSSRIAQSFGLKHLSSGDLLRANIEAKTDLGLLMKSCIDQGQLVPDDVISRLILSSLRSMGPSSWLLDGFPRTVAQAEALDSTCNVNTVINLDVPFQTIRERLTSRWVHLPSGRVYNIDFNPPKKPGLDDVTGEPLVQRDDDTPETVTRRLKDYERQTQPVLEYYRSKGVLETFTGTETNKIWPHVHAFLTRKIPGNQQAMGKA; via the exons ATGCGTCTGCAGAGTGTGTTTCGTGCTGTGATCATGGGGCCCCCGGGCTCCGGGAAGGGGACCGTGTCCAGTCGGATAGCGCAGAGTTTCGGGCTCAAGCATCTTTCCAGTGGGGACTTGCTGCGGGCCAATATCGAGGCAAAGACAG ATTTGGGCCTGTTGATGAAGTCTTGTATTGATCAGGGTCAGCTGGTTCCTGACGATGTCATCTCTCGTCTCATCCTGTCCAGCCTGCGGAGTATGGGGCCTAGCAGTTGGCTTCTAGATG GGTTCCCCCGTACTGTGGCTCAGGCTGAGGCGCTGGACAGCACGTGTAATGTGAACACTGTTATCAATCTGGACGTGCCTTTCCAGACCATCAGAGAGCGTCTGACGTCACGCTGGGTCCATCTTCCCAGCGGCAGGGTCTATAATATAGACTTCAACCCGCCAAAGAAGCCA GGTCTTGATGATGTCACCGGGGAACCGTTGGTTCAGAGAGATGATGACACTCCTGAAACTGTCACCAGGAGACTAAAGGACTATGAGAGACAGACACAACCAGTTCTAGAGTATTACAG GAGTAAAGGAGTGTTGGAGACATTCACAGGAACTGAAACAAACAAGATATGGCCTCATGTTCATGCCTTCCTGACCAGGAAAATCCCAGGAAACCAGCAGGCAATGGGAAAAGCATga